The following DNA comes from Deltaproteobacteria bacterium.
TTTCTTTCAACTCATTCAGAGATTTGCGGCCAAAATTTTTGGTCTTGAGCATTTCTGCTTCGCTTCTTTGTACGAGCTCGCCAATATATTGGATATTGGCATTGGCCAGACAATTGGCGGAACGAACGGAAAGTTCCAATTCCTCCACACGACGATACAAATTGGGATTAAGTTGAGGACCTTCTTCGCGCGGTTTTTCCTCGACAACCACTTCCGTTACCGCTTCGTCAAAGTTAATGAAAATTTGAAGTTGCTCTTTCAAAATTTTTGCGGAAAAAGCCAGCGCATCTTCGGGATTCACGGAACCATCAGTCCATACTTCCAATGTTAATTTGTCAAAGTCGGTACGTTGCCCCACTCTGGCATTGGTAACATTATAATTCACGCGGCGGATTGGCGAAAAGGTCGCATCCATCGGGATAACGCCGATTGAATCCTGAGGCGTCTTGTTCTGTTCGGCGGTAATGTAACCTTTCCCCAAACGGATTGTCAGTTCCGCTTTCAGTTTAGCGCCGGGTCCCAGTGTGGCAATGTGACAATCAGGATTCAAAATTTCAACATTGGAGGGAAGTGTCAAATCAGAACCTTTGAGTTCCTTTTCACCCTGAACATCGAGTTGAATAATTTCCTGCTCGCCGGTATGCAATCTGAAACGCAGTTCTTTAAAATTGAGCAGAATGTTGCTGATATCTTCCACCACACCCTTGATTGTGGAGAATTCATGCAGGACGCCGTCAAAACGGACGGAGGTAACGGCGGCACCTTGCAAAGAAGAGAGCAAAACGCGGCGCAAGGCATTGCCGAGTGTTAGTCCAAACCCGCGCTCCAAAGGAGAGGCAACAAATTTGCCATAAGTGGGTGTCAATTCTTGTTGATCAAATTCCAGGCCTCTTGGGCGGATCAAGTTATGCCAATTACGATACATATGAAACCTCCATTTGGTGGACCATGGACAATAGACCATGGACCATAAAAAAATTACTTTGAATAAAATTCCACAACCAATTGTTCTTGAACCGGCATGGTCAACTGCTCTCTGTCCGGCCATTCCAGTACTTCGCCCAGAAATTTTTCTTTATCGAGACGAAGCCACGGCGTTAACCCACGCCTTTCAACGCCTTCCACCGCTTCCATAATACCGGGTGATTTGCGGCTTTTCTCTTTCACTTCAATCCTGTCTCCTTTTTCCACAAGATAGGAAGGAATGTTGACTTTTTTGCCACTAACCAAAACATGATTTTGTTTTACAAGATTTCTGGCTTCCGAACGTGATCTTGCAAAACCAAACCGATAAACAACGTTGTCCAAACGTCTTTCCAACAGCAGAAGCAAATTTTCGCCGGCAACTCCTTTGAGTCTTTCCGCTTCAGCAAAAATATTGCGGAACTGCCCTTCTTGATCAATGCCGTAAATTCTTTTTAATTTCTGTTTTTCTCTCAAGTGGAGGCCATACTCAGAAAGTTTTTTGTTGGCTTGCCCATGTTGACCCGGAGCATAAGCACGTCTTTCCACGGCACACTTGTCCGTAAAGCAACGATCCCCTTTCAAAAAGAGTTTCATGCCTTCCCGACGACATAATCTACAAACTGCTGTCTTCTTTGCCATATCTTCTGACCCTCTATTTTATACCCTCCGCTTTTTGGGCGGACGGCATCCATTATGAGGAATCGACGTGACATCGCGAATTGCAGTC
Coding sequences within:
- a CDS encoding DNA-directed RNA polymerase subunit alpha, whose protein sequence is MYRNWHNLIRPRGLEFDQQELTPTYGKFVASPLERGFGLTLGNALRRVLLSSLQGAAVTSVRFDGVLHEFSTIKGVVEDISNILLNFKELRFRLHTGEQEIIQLDVQGEKELKGSDLTLPSNVEILNPDCHIATLGPGAKLKAELTIRLGKGYITAEQNKTPQDSIGVIPMDATFSPIRRVNYNVTNARVGQRTDFDKLTLEVWTDGSVNPEDALAFSAKILKEQLQIFINFDEAVTEVVVEEKPREEGPQLNPNLYRRVEELELSVRSANCLANANIQYIGELVQRSEAEMLKTKNFGRKSLNELKEILAELGLGFGMKIEGFTPLDSEKYRPKEVE
- the rpsD gene encoding 30S ribosomal protein S4: MAKKTAVCRLCRREGMKLFLKGDRCFTDKCAVERRAYAPGQHGQANKKLSEYGLHLREKQKLKRIYGIDQEGQFRNIFAEAERLKGVAGENLLLLLERRLDNVVYRFGFARSRSEARNLVKQNHVLVSGKKVNIPSYLVEKGDRIEVKEKSRKSPGIMEAVEGVERRGLTPWLRLDKEKFLGEVLEWPDREQLTMPVQEQLVVEFYSK